A portion of the Musa acuminata AAA Group cultivar baxijiao chromosome BXJ1-1, Cavendish_Baxijiao_AAA, whole genome shotgun sequence genome contains these proteins:
- the LOC135637301 gene encoding syntaxin-22-like gives MSFQDLESGRPLTARRDPSNGRQDPTQAIVAGLFQITTAVRNFERLVNTIGTPKDTPELREKLHNSRLQIGQLVKDTSAKLKQASETDQRVEVSANKKIADAKLARDFQNILSEFQKLQRLAAERETAFAPLVPQAVVSSSYAATEADDNSNRTLEQRAVLAESRRQEVLLLDNEIVFNEAIIEEREQGIQEIQQQIGQVNEIFKDLALLVHDQGVVIDDINSHIDNSHAATQQGKSQVKKAAKTQKSNSSLMCLIMVILGIILLIVVIVLLS, from the exons ATGAGCTTCCAGGATTTGGAGTCGGGGCGGCCGCTCACCGCACGGAGGGATCCGTCGAACGGGCGGCAGGATCCGACACAGGCCATCGTGGCCGGGCTGTTCCAGATCACTACCGCCGTCCGCAACTTCGAGCGCCTCGTGAACACGATCGGCACTCCCAAGGACACCCCGGAGCTCCGCGAGAAGCT ACACAACTCAAGGCTACAAATTGGGCAATTGGTTAAAGATACCTCTGCCAAACTTAAACAAGCTAGTGAAACAGATCAGCGTGTGGAAGTTAGT GCAAACAAAAAGATAGCTGATGCGAAACTTGCAAGAGATTTCCAAAATATTTTGAGTGAGTTTCAGAAACTTCAGAGGCTTGCAGCTGAGAGAGAAACTGCATTCGCCCCATTGGTTCCCCAAGCAGTTGTTTCCTCAAG TTATGCTGCAACTGAAGCTGATGATAACTCTAATAGGACACTCGAACAACGCGCTGTGCTTGCAGAGTCTAGAAG GCAGGAGGTTCTGTTGTTGGATAATGAGATTGTTTTCAATGAGGCTATTATCGAGGAGAGAGAACAGGGCATTCAGGAGATTCAGCAGCAGATTGGTCAGGTGAATGAAATCTTTAAGGACCTTGCCTTGCTGGTTCATGATCAAGGAGTTGTCATCG ATGACATCAACTCCCACATTGACAACTCTCATGCAGCAACCCAACAAGGAAAAAGCCAAGTTAAAAAGGCGGCGAAAACGCAAAAGTCAAACTCATCCTTG ATGTGCCTGATTATGGTGATTCTTGGGATTATCCTACTCATTGTGGTCATAGTTCTTTTATCATAA
- the LOC135583764 gene encoding maltose excess protein 1-like, chloroplastic isoform X2 — MTSPPPASLSATPLRFHLLASTIQLSFPPKCRPVAARNLSIRRRFRSSCAFASHSPPPSAASQRWDTLTARFAGASNLPFLLIQLPQILLNYRNLVSGNKAALLAVPWLGMLTGLLGNMTLLSYFAKKKEVEAIVVQTLGVVSIYVVLGQLAMAEAMSLPYFAAISVLVVSGLVLNFVNYFGWLHEGLWQLWEDFITVAGISVLPQVMWSTFVPFIPKSILPGTICCIIAVGAIILARLGKLSDRMVKFIRSISGWTATLLFMWMPIAQMWTTYLNPDNIKGLSAFTILLGMIGNGLMIPRALFIRDLMWFTGASWASFLHGWGNLACMYYFKSISWKFFLGATLSLFIWTGIALWRDTKAYGYSSPMISLQELVSGT, encoded by the exons ATGACGTCGCCGCCTCCAGCTTCTCTCTCCGCCACCCCTCTCCGCTTCCACCTTCTCGCCTCTACAATTCAACTTTCCTTTCCACCCAAGTGCCGTCCGGTTGCAGCCCGCAACCTCTCCATCCGTCGGCGCTTTCGATCCTCCTGCGCTTTTGCCTCCCATTCTCCTCCGCCCTCTGCCGCTAGCCAG CGATGGGACACGCTCACTGCCAGGTTCGCCGGGGCGTCCAACCTCCCTTTCCTCCTCATCCAGCTTCCCCAGATCCTCCTCAACTACCGCAACCTCGTCTCCGGCAACAAGGCCGCCCTTCTCGCCGTCCCCTGGCTC GGGATGCTGACGggacttctcggcaacatgaccttgTTGTCCTACTTCGCCAAGAAGAAGGAGGTGGAGGCGATCGTGGTTCAGACGCTTGGCGTGGTGTCGATCTATGTCGTCCTGGGGCAGCTTGCGATGGCCGAAGCCATGAGCCTTCCGTACTTCGCTGCCATATCAGTGCTCGTAGTGTCCGGTCTCGTCTTGAACTTTGTGAACTACTTTGGCTGGCTTCATGAGGGGTTGTGGCAACTTTGGGAAGACTTCATTACGGTGGCTGGGATCTCTGTTCTGCCTCAG GTGATGTGGTCGACGTTTGTTCCATTCATTCCAAAAAGCATCTTGCCAGGAACAATATGTTGCATTATAGCAGTAGGGGCTATCATTTTG GCACGTCTGGGAAAACTTTCGGACAGGATGGTGAAATTCATCAGGTCAATATCTGGATGGACAGCCACTCTACTTTTTATGTGGATGCCTATTGCACAGATG TGGACAACTTATCTCAATCCAGATAACATCAAAGGCTTATCAGCTTTCACTATCTTGCTTGGCATGATTGGGAATGGTCTGATGATTCCTCGTGCACTATTTATCCGTGACCTGATGTG GTTCACTGGTGCATCTTGGGCTTCGTTTCTGCACGGGTGGGGTAATTTGGCCTGCATGTACTA TTTCAAGAGTATCAGTTGGAAGTTTTTCTTAGGAGCAACACTCAGCTTATTCATATGGACAG GAATAGCCCTCTGGAGAGATACCAAAGCTTATGGATACAGTTCACCCATGATATCTCTGCAAGAACTGGTTTCAGGAACTTGA
- the LOC135583764 gene encoding maltose excess protein 1-like, chloroplastic isoform X1: protein MTSPPPASLSATPLRFHLLASTIQLSFPPKCRPVAARNLSIRRRFRSSCAFASHSPPPSAASQASRLQRWDTLTARFAGASNLPFLLIQLPQILLNYRNLVSGNKAALLAVPWLGMLTGLLGNMTLLSYFAKKKEVEAIVVQTLGVVSIYVVLGQLAMAEAMSLPYFAAISVLVVSGLVLNFVNYFGWLHEGLWQLWEDFITVAGISVLPQVMWSTFVPFIPKSILPGTICCIIAVGAIILARLGKLSDRMVKFIRSISGWTATLLFMWMPIAQMWTTYLNPDNIKGLSAFTILLGMIGNGLMIPRALFIRDLMWFTGASWASFLHGWGNLACMYYFKSISWKFFLGATLSLFIWTGIALWRDTKAYGYSSPMISLQELVSGT, encoded by the exons ATGACGTCGCCGCCTCCAGCTTCTCTCTCCGCCACCCCTCTCCGCTTCCACCTTCTCGCCTCTACAATTCAACTTTCCTTTCCACCCAAGTGCCGTCCGGTTGCAGCCCGCAACCTCTCCATCCGTCGGCGCTTTCGATCCTCCTGCGCTTTTGCCTCCCATTCTCCTCCGCCCTCTGCCGCTAGCCAG GCGTCCAGGTTGCAGCGATGGGACACGCTCACTGCCAGGTTCGCCGGGGCGTCCAACCTCCCTTTCCTCCTCATCCAGCTTCCCCAGATCCTCCTCAACTACCGCAACCTCGTCTCCGGCAACAAGGCCGCCCTTCTCGCCGTCCCCTGGCTC GGGATGCTGACGggacttctcggcaacatgaccttgTTGTCCTACTTCGCCAAGAAGAAGGAGGTGGAGGCGATCGTGGTTCAGACGCTTGGCGTGGTGTCGATCTATGTCGTCCTGGGGCAGCTTGCGATGGCCGAAGCCATGAGCCTTCCGTACTTCGCTGCCATATCAGTGCTCGTAGTGTCCGGTCTCGTCTTGAACTTTGTGAACTACTTTGGCTGGCTTCATGAGGGGTTGTGGCAACTTTGGGAAGACTTCATTACGGTGGCTGGGATCTCTGTTCTGCCTCAG GTGATGTGGTCGACGTTTGTTCCATTCATTCCAAAAAGCATCTTGCCAGGAACAATATGTTGCATTATAGCAGTAGGGGCTATCATTTTG GCACGTCTGGGAAAACTTTCGGACAGGATGGTGAAATTCATCAGGTCAATATCTGGATGGACAGCCACTCTACTTTTTATGTGGATGCCTATTGCACAGATG TGGACAACTTATCTCAATCCAGATAACATCAAAGGCTTATCAGCTTTCACTATCTTGCTTGGCATGATTGGGAATGGTCTGATGATTCCTCGTGCACTATTTATCCGTGACCTGATGTG GTTCACTGGTGCATCTTGGGCTTCGTTTCTGCACGGGTGGGGTAATTTGGCCTGCATGTACTA TTTCAAGAGTATCAGTTGGAAGTTTTTCTTAGGAGCAACACTCAGCTTATTCATATGGACAG GAATAGCCCTCTGGAGAGATACCAAAGCTTATGGATACAGTTCACCCATGATATCTCTGCAAGAACTGGTTTCAGGAACTTGA